From a single Anaerolineales bacterium genomic region:
- a CDS encoding FHA domain-containing protein — protein MNQSSNFKLVLIDNQSSTPPREFELVKSELVIGRDESVDLPITSPAISRRHAKFMREGDGFVLEDLGSSNGTFVNGQKLSGRHTLKSGDEIRLGRAITLKYEAPKAETSEPDATMIRSTPAAVPSGVAQTMIGEDPMISRADAGPSQLVVTIAGENPRTHTLTRQAFTIGRLDDNDIVIPSQIVSGKHARLEKENGGYKLTVLPEARNPVLFEGRPIEGSRTLHHGDILRIGGADPGMMVTINYNAPSEAPKEVERDIVFGEKTIIQIGRDSANDVVLPSPNVSRFHAQVERVGQRYRVEDLRSSNGTFVNGQRIEGAVWLKPSDTIRVGSYRFVMGKDQLAKYDDSNGLRVDAINLNKWVRKDLNILQNISVSFQPREFIVVVGQSGGGKSTFVDAVAGYRPATPPSRVLVNDIDIYNNFDAIRNDIGFVPQKDIIHMELTVYQALDYAAQLRMPGDTTKEERHKRVMEVLTDLDLTHRKDVQISGLSGGQQKRVSIGVELLTKPGLFFLDEPTSGLDPGTETALMQLMRRLADQGRTIILITHATKNVMLADKVIFLARGGYLAWFGPPDEALAYFDQYRSERDRRAGKIEFDEIYAILDDPSKGKADEWAKRYRESKAYQDYIAHPLKDKMAPQNAVTIPESGRAVSPKSGSKSTGKVSQLKQFFILSARNIKILTRDKFALGLMLATAPLVSLLDVVLSIVMGRNPFDFYLGDMAQVMITLFLLTIYGVMVGGISQMREIVKEAEIYKRERLVNLKILPYVMSKIWVAALLAFYQAAAYTIVHYLAFNMPGGTLEFVQVYITMTLATLAGMMLGLFASALAPNASSAPLMVIILMLPQIVLGGALIPVPSFISAPTSTRWAFEALMSITGPGSDVAADVCWQLPRDVQDAMTLEDKLANGCNCMGVNMLKQEYCNHPGLGKFYIPLVDEPMPVEPAPLPPEPARPIEPQNQSDNVAMAEFFAQLKVYEVEVENYKRQVELYQTERVAYETARAQLQVAVAPAEGVVRNFYNGAGFTYVNKKDPVAYFGKIGFAWAVQGFIILILFGAILFLQKRKDVI, from the coding sequence GTGAATCAATCAAGCAATTTCAAGTTGGTCCTGATCGACAATCAAAGCAGCACGCCTCCCAGAGAATTCGAACTGGTCAAGTCAGAACTTGTGATTGGTCGCGATGAAAGCGTTGACCTTCCGATCACGTCGCCAGCCATCTCCCGCCGCCATGCGAAATTTATGCGCGAGGGAGATGGTTTTGTTTTGGAGGACCTGGGAAGCAGTAACGGCACATTCGTCAACGGTCAAAAACTGAGCGGACGTCATACCTTGAAATCGGGAGATGAAATCCGTTTGGGGCGGGCAATTACGCTCAAATATGAAGCGCCGAAAGCGGAAACCTCCGAACCGGATGCGACCATGATACGGTCAACGCCCGCCGCTGTGCCATCCGGCGTGGCGCAAACGATGATCGGTGAAGACCCGATGATTTCACGGGCAGACGCGGGTCCGTCGCAGTTGGTGGTGACCATTGCAGGGGAAAATCCGAGAACGCATACGCTCACGCGTCAGGCTTTCACCATTGGTCGCCTCGACGATAATGACATTGTCATCCCTTCGCAGATCGTCTCGGGAAAACATGCCCGGCTGGAAAAGGAGAACGGCGGTTACAAGTTGACCGTCCTGCCTGAAGCCAGAAATCCGGTGCTTTTCGAGGGACGTCCCATTGAAGGCTCCCGCACGCTTCATCATGGCGACATACTCAGGATCGGCGGCGCTGACCCGGGCATGATGGTCACGATCAACTACAACGCGCCGAGCGAAGCGCCGAAAGAGGTCGAAAGGGATATTGTCTTCGGCGAAAAGACCATCATTCAGATCGGACGTGATTCTGCAAATGACGTCGTGCTTCCATCTCCCAATGTTTCACGCTTCCACGCCCAGGTGGAGCGGGTCGGTCAACGATACCGCGTGGAGGACCTCCGCAGTTCCAATGGGACGTTCGTCAACGGACAGCGTATCGAAGGGGCTGTCTGGCTCAAACCGTCCGATACGATTCGGGTGGGGTCGTATCGCTTTGTCATGGGGAAGGATCAGCTTGCCAAATACGATGACAGCAACGGGTTAAGAGTCGATGCGATCAACCTCAACAAGTGGGTGCGCAAAGACCTGAACATCCTGCAAAATATTTCCGTCTCCTTCCAGCCGAGGGAATTCATCGTGGTCGTCGGTCAAAGCGGCGGCGGCAAATCCACATTTGTGGATGCCGTTGCGGGCTACCGCCCGGCTACTCCTCCTTCACGGGTGCTGGTCAACGATATTGATATTTACAACAATTTTGATGCCATCCGCAACGACATTGGATTTGTCCCGCAAAAGGACATCATCCACATGGAGTTGACCGTTTATCAGGCGTTGGATTATGCCGCTCAATTGCGCATGCCCGGTGACACGACCAAGGAGGAAAGGCACAAGCGCGTCATGGAAGTCCTTACTGATCTTGATCTCACACACCGCAAGGATGTGCAGATCAGCGGCTTGAGCGGCGGACAGCAGAAACGCGTCTCCATTGGCGTTGAGCTGTTGACCAAACCCGGGCTTTTCTTCCTCGATGAGCCGACCTCCGGTCTCGACCCCGGAACCGAAACCGCCCTGATGCAGTTGATGCGCCGTCTGGCAGATCAGGGACGCACAATCATCCTCATCACCCATGCCACCAAGAACGTCATGCTGGCGGACAAGGTCATTTTCCTTGCCCGCGGCGGATATCTTGCCTGGTTTGGTCCGCCGGATGAGGCGCTGGCGTACTTTGATCAATACCGCTCAGAGCGCGACCGCAGAGCCGGCAAGATCGAATTCGATGAGATCTACGCCATCCTGGACGATCCCAGCAAGGGCAAGGCGGATGAATGGGCAAAGCGATACCGCGAGAGCAAAGCGTATCAGGACTATATTGCCCATCCGCTTAAAGATAAGATGGCGCCCCAAAACGCCGTCACCATACCGGAATCAGGCAGGGCTGTTTCGCCCAAATCGGGCAGCAAGTCCACCGGTAAGGTTTCACAGCTAAAACAGTTTTTCATTCTGTCAGCGCGTAATATAAAGATCCTGACCCGCGATAAATTCGCGCTTGGTTTGATGCTGGCGACTGCGCCGCTGGTCAGTTTGTTGGATGTGGTTCTCTCCATTGTCATGGGACGGAATCCGTTCGACTTCTATCTGGGCGACATGGCGCAGGTCATGATCACGCTTTTCCTGCTGACCATTTATGGCGTCATGGTGGGAGGCATCTCGCAAATGCGCGAGATCGTCAAAGAGGCGGAGATCTACAAGCGCGAGAGATTGGTCAACCTCAAGATCCTGCCGTATGTCATGTCCAAGATCTGGGTTGCGGCTTTGCTCGCCTTCTATCAAGCGGCGGCATATACCATTGTGCATTATCTTGCCTTCAACATGCCCGGCGGCACGCTCGAATTCGTGCAGGTGTATATCACGATGACGCTGGCGACTCTGGCAGGCATGATGCTGGGACTCTTCGCCTCCGCCCTCGCCCCGAACGCCAGTTCCGCCCCATTGATGGTCATCATCCTGATGCTTCCGCAGATCGTTCTGGGCGGCGCCCTGATCCCCGTGCCAAGTTTTATCAGCGCGCCGACGTCAACGCGCTGGGCGTTCGAGGCATTGATGAGCATCACCGGTCCCGGCTCGGATGTTGCCGCAGATGTCTGCTGGCAGTTGCCGCGCGACGTGCAGGATGCCATGACCCTGGAAGATAAACTTGCCAACGGCTGTAACTGCATGGGCGTGAACATGCTTAAACAGGAATATTGCAATCATCCCGGCTTGGGCAAGTTTTACATCCCATTAGTCGATGAACCCATGCCGGTCGAACCCGCCCCGCTCCCGCCGGAGCCTGCCCGTCCTATCGAGCCTCAAAACCAATCTGACAACGTAGCCATGGCGGAGTTCTTCGCGCAACTCAAGGTGTACGAAGTGGAAGTGGAAAACTATAAGCGGCAGGTTGAGCTGTATCAAACCGAGCGGGTTGCCTACGAAACGGCGCGCGCCCAGTTGCAGGTTGCGGTTGCTCCAGCCGAAGGCGTTGTGAGAAACTTCTATAACGGTGCAGGGTTCACTTATGTTAATAAGAAGGATCCAGTGGCGTATTTTGGCAAGATCGGTTTTGCTTGGGCGGTGCAGGGCTTCATCATCCTGATCCTGTTCGGCGCCATTTTGTTCCTGCAAAAACGCAAGGATGTGATCTAA
- a CDS encoding protein kinase, producing MSTKWIGKKLSNRYLIEEMLGQGGMSAVYKASDPNLKRVVAVKMIHTHLSSNPDFVTRFEEEAAAVAQLRHPGIIQVYDFNRDDDVYYMVLEFVPGETIQAHLKRLNDSNRRLSPKNAMEYMANVCDAVDYAHQRGMIHRDIKPANLMLNTMGQVILMDFGIAKIVGSQRHTATGAVVGTAMYMSPEQIKGEQPDRRTDIYSLGVTLFEMVSGRPPFEADSAMTLMMMHMNDPVPNARTLNPEIPDALVAVINKALAKNPDQRYQTAAQMAAALRNAMTQLDASSPAPIATMIDESPLTSAGPGATMVEAPDHARGTIVESGPTPSPQGTIVESSPMSPVSSQVSGTSIDGSAVKPKASSSPAAPAKKGGLALPVIIGGVVVLACLVVGGIFAASRLFGGGAASPLDEPTAIVVNTEAPTDIPAAEQTTEAPTEVPTETPIPPTPTPTTPYVVITGIRVENSVYIVDYDVHNFDMPGLHVHIFFNNVPPEQAGSPGSGPWKLTWGSYGDPPFTQYILSNRPANATQMCALVANPNHSIQLNSGNCVDLP from the coding sequence ATGTCCACTAAATGGATCGGTAAGAAACTAAGTAATCGTTACCTCATTGAAGAAATGCTGGGGCAGGGAGGCATGTCGGCGGTCTATAAAGCCTCCGACCCCAACTTGAAGCGGGTCGTTGCAGTCAAGATGATCCACACACACCTCTCCAGCAACCCGGATTTCGTCACCCGGTTCGAAGAGGAAGCGGCGGCAGTGGCTCAACTTCGCCATCCCGGCATTATTCAGGTATATGACTTCAACCGGGATGACGATGTCTACTATATGGTATTGGAGTTCGTGCCCGGAGAAACGATTCAAGCGCATCTGAAACGGCTGAACGACTCAAATCGCCGCCTGTCTCCGAAAAATGCGATGGAATACATGGCTAACGTTTGTGATGCCGTGGACTATGCCCATCAGCGCGGAATGATCCACCGCGACATCAAACCCGCCAACCTGATGTTAAATACCATGGGTCAGGTCATCCTGATGGATTTCGGTATCGCCAAGATCGTCGGCAGTCAGCGACACACTGCGACCGGAGCTGTGGTTGGGACAGCCATGTACATGTCACCGGAGCAGATCAAAGGCGAACAGCCGGACCGCCGCACGGATATTTACTCCCTCGGTGTGACGCTCTTCGAAATGGTCAGCGGACGACCTCCCTTCGAAGCGGATTCCGCGATGACCCTGATGATGATGCACATGAACGACCCGGTTCCCAACGCGCGGACCCTCAATCCGGAGATCCCTGATGCGCTGGTGGCTGTCATCAACAAGGCGCTTGCCAAGAACCCTGACCAGCGGTATCAGACTGCCGCGCAAATGGCAGCTGCACTCCGGAATGCAATGACGCAATTGGATGCATCGTCTCCTGCACCGATTGCAACCATGATCGACGAATCCCCACTTACCTCCGCAGGTCCCGGGGCAACCATGGTCGAGGCTCCCGATCACGCCCGGGGCACCATTGTGGAAAGCGGTCCCACGCCCAGCCCGCAGGGAACGATCGTTGAAAGTTCGCCCATGTCCCCCGTCTCCTCGCAGGTTTCAGGGACGTCCATTGATGGTTCTGCGGTGAAACCAAAAGCCTCATCATCCCCAGCCGCGCCGGCTAAAAAAGGCGGGTTGGCTTTGCCGGTCATCATTGGAGGCGTTGTCGTGCTTGCCTGTCTGGTCGTTGGAGGTATTTTCGCTGCCAGCCGTCTGTTTGGCGGAGGCGCAGCCTCTCCGCTCGACGAGCCGACGGCAATTGTTGTAAATACGGAAGCACCTACGGACATCCCCGCTGCCGAACAGACAACCGAAGCGCCGACGGAAGTCCCGACCGAAACCCCGATCCCGCCCACACCGACGCCGACAACCCCGTATGTTGTAATAACCGGTATTCGTGTTGAGAATTCTGTATATATCGTGGATTATGACGTACATAATTTCGACATGCCGGGCTTGCATGTACATATATTCTTCAACAATGTGCCGCCTGAGCAAGCCGGCTCGCCGGGGTCTGGTCCGTGGAAGTTAACATGGGGTTCATATGGCGACCCGCCATTCACCCAGTACATCTTGTCGAATCGTCCGGCAAATGCAACCCAAATGTGCGCACTTGTCGCCAACCCGAACCATTCCATTCAGCTTAACAGCGGAAATTGTGTTGACCTGCCGTAA
- a CDS encoding 5'-3' exonuclease H3TH domain-containing protein translates to MKVHLVDGTYELFRSHFGAPPKKSPSGQEVGATLGLLRSLLLLLNDPQVTHVAVAFDHVIESFRNKLYTGYKTGDGVDPLLMAQFPLAEQAAEALGLTVWSMVKFEADDAIATATAKFKKSKSIEQIVICSVDKDLTQMVDGDRVICWDRRREIFLNEQGVVEKFGVSPKSIPDYLALVGDSADGYPGVQGWGAKSTATVLAEFKHIEAIPKDPKKIPLGLGRATTLVENLQNNYKDALLFRELSTLRTDVPLKEKLDDLKWRGAYPKLKKFCHELGDERIPERISLWR, encoded by the coding sequence ATGAAGGTCCATCTGGTTGACGGCACATACGAGTTATTCCGTAGTCACTTTGGCGCCCCGCCTAAAAAATCCCCCAGCGGACAGGAAGTCGGCGCTACGCTCGGGCTGTTGAGAAGCTTGTTGTTATTGCTGAATGACCCGCAAGTTACGCATGTGGCGGTTGCCTTCGATCATGTCATCGAGTCATTCCGCAACAAACTCTATACAGGATACAAAACCGGTGACGGTGTGGACCCGCTTCTCATGGCGCAATTTCCGTTGGCGGAACAGGCGGCAGAGGCGTTGGGGTTGACGGTCTGGTCCATGGTCAAGTTCGAGGCGGACGATGCGATCGCCACCGCAACAGCAAAGTTCAAGAAATCCAAATCCATTGAGCAGATCGTCATCTGTTCGGTGGATAAAGACCTGACGCAAATGGTGGACGGCGACCGCGTGATTTGTTGGGATCGCCGCCGCGAGATATTCCTCAATGAACAAGGCGTGGTCGAAAAGTTCGGTGTAAGCCCCAAATCGATCCCTGATTATCTTGCGCTCGTCGGCGACTCGGCGGACGGCTATCCCGGCGTTCAAGGCTGGGGTGCGAAATCCACAGCGACGGTATTGGCAGAGTTCAAACACATCGAGGCTATTCCCAAAGACCCGAAAAAAATCCCGCTAGGTTTGGGGCGTGCGACCACGTTGGTTGAAAATCTGCAAAACAATTACAAGGATGCGTTGTTGTTCCGGGAACTCTCCACGCTGCGCACGGACGTGCCGCTCAAAGAAAAACTCGACGACCTGAAATGGCGCGGCGCGTATCCCAAACTAAAAAAGTTCTGCCACGAGTTGGGCGATGAACGCATCCCCGAACGGATTTCCCTCTGGCGATAG
- a CDS encoding VOC family protein, which produces MLNLNSIMLATTQPQVMAAFYEKVLGKSADMNDPENGFWGWQVGGGFLGILNHSEMGGKTKDPGRIMLNYETADVKAEFERIQSLGAVVVKEPYDMGGGWIATLADPDGNYFQLMNPMG; this is translated from the coding sequence ATGTTGAATCTAAATTCGATCATGCTCGCAACGACGCAGCCGCAAGTGATGGCGGCTTTTTATGAAAAGGTGCTCGGCAAATCCGCAGACATGAACGACCCTGAAAATGGTTTCTGGGGCTGGCAGGTTGGCGGAGGTTTTTTGGGGATATTGAACCACTCTGAAATGGGCGGGAAGACCAAAGACCCCGGGCGCATTATGCTCAATTATGAAACGGCGGATGTGAAAGCCGAATTCGAGCGGATTCAGTCCCTTGGGGCTGTTGTGGTGAAAGAGCCGTATGACATGGGCGGCGGCTGGATCGCCACATTGGCAGACCCTGACGGGAATTATTTCCAATTGATGAACCCGATGGGGTGA
- a CDS encoding DUF2877 domain-containing protein has protein sequence MLQLCIIDINCQNYTSMHPINALSLTPAVNDWLKNSRHPRILHVFNRACNLINEYREILSIVTPQIGDGPFNLVIEDVIIFSEHLHIRSPISIHESQLTLGDFIIPLDHARTWSPRPDWEKGHVKKDEITERVSKLQIAHDEFPGLLSFALANADISSCLSAARQLAGLGQGLTPSGDDFIMGAIHAAWIVHPYEIASVLADEIAKNTAPLTTSLSAAWIRSAGRGEAGILWHHFFDALISGNMIVIQESMEKILAVGETSGADALAGFFGVFTSLKKKELTVHEGPSG, from the coding sequence TTGCTGCAACTCTGTATAATAGACATTAACTGTCAGAATTATACGTCAATGCACCCCATAAATGCCCTTTCTCTCACGCCCGCTGTAAACGATTGGCTGAAAAATTCGCGCCACCCGCGCATTCTGCACGTCTTTAACCGCGCCTGCAACCTTATCAACGAATACAGGGAGATACTGTCCATCGTCACGCCTCAGATCGGGGATGGTCCCTTTAACCTTGTGATCGAGGATGTTATTATATTTTCAGAACATCTCCACATCCGATCCCCAATCTCTATCCATGAAAGCCAACTCACTCTCGGGGATTTCATCATCCCACTTGACCATGCGAGGACATGGTCCCCTCGTCCTGATTGGGAAAAGGGGCATGTCAAAAAAGATGAAATTACCGAGCGAGTATCGAAATTGCAAATTGCTCACGACGAATTCCCGGGTTTATTATCATTTGCCCTCGCGAACGCGGACATTTCATCATGCCTGTCTGCCGCCAGACAACTTGCAGGCTTGGGGCAGGGACTCACCCCTTCGGGCGACGACTTCATCATGGGCGCGATCCATGCCGCGTGGATCGTTCATCCGTATGAGATCGCAAGTGTGCTTGCAGACGAAATTGCGAAAAACACTGCACCGTTGACCACATCTCTTTCAGCAGCGTGGATCAGGTCTGCGGGAAGGGGCGAAGCGGGCATCTTGTGGCATCATTTTTTCGATGCATTGATTTCTGGTAACATGATAGTCATCCAAGAATCAATGGAGAAAATCCTTGCCGTAGGCGAGACTTCCGGAGCCGATGCGTTGGCTGGTTTTTTTGGTGTATTTACAAGTCTGAAGAAAAAGGAGTTAACGGTACATGAAGGTCCATCTGGTTGA
- a CDS encoding AMP-binding protein, whose protein sequence is MSFLNSFTENVRKYPNKVALEFIDPPLQRLTYAELDEQVNRTAVYLQSLGVQPGDRVALQLSKCTEFILLHLATARLGAISLPLNLAYPPDEVKYFLEDSGAKLFFALKSSKEKIQSILLQLPDLKECVFLDPSRPDQFNSLISAPISNPRFPTSKPSDTAVIIYTSGTTGRPKGAEITHGNLISNFDALHKAWGWQADDALLHVLPIFHVHGLFVALHGALHAGATTLLMREFNAQKTLELLSSGECTVFMAVPTIHKRLLDVPNAGQFNLSRVRLITSGSDRLPDEVFTGFQKTFGYTLLERYGMTETGMNCSNPLNGERRIGSVGLPLPGVEVRIVHSETGEILPTGEIGDVQLRGPNIFKGYWNQPDKTSASFSADGWFKTGDLGCLEADGYLTLCGRSKDLIISGGLNIYPPEVERVLAEHPAVNACAVIGCPDAEWGEKVTAVVVLNKEGSTTSEELMRFCREKLAPYKSPKAIVFRPDLPRNAMGKVQKAELRKEICS, encoded by the coding sequence ATGTCCTTCCTCAACTCCTTCACCGAAAACGTTCGTAAATATCCAAACAAGGTCGCGCTCGAATTCATTGACCCGCCGCTTCAGCGCCTCACCTACGCGGAATTGGATGAGCAGGTTAACCGCACGGCAGTTTACTTGCAAAGCCTCGGGGTACAGCCCGGTGACCGCGTTGCCTTGCAGCTTTCCAAATGCACCGAGTTCATCCTATTGCACCTGGCAACTGCGCGTCTTGGAGCGATCTCTCTGCCGCTTAATCTCGCCTATCCGCCTGATGAAGTGAAATATTTCCTCGAGGATTCCGGCGCTAAACTCTTCTTCGCACTCAAGTCGTCAAAAGAGAAAATCCAATCCATTCTTCTGCAATTGCCTGATTTGAAGGAATGTGTTTTTCTCGACCCATCCAGGCCGGACCAATTCAATTCTCTGATATCTGCACCAATCTCTAATCCCCGATTCCCAACTTCCAAGCCATCCGACACGGCAGTGATCATCTACACATCCGGCACTACAGGCCGTCCCAAGGGCGCAGAGATCACGCATGGAAACCTGATCTCCAATTTTGATGCGCTCCATAAAGCATGGGGTTGGCAGGCGGATGATGCCCTCCTCCACGTCCTGCCCATCTTCCACGTGCATGGATTATTCGTCGCATTACACGGCGCCTTGCACGCAGGCGCGACAACCCTGCTCATGCGCGAATTCAACGCGCAGAAGACGCTCGAATTGCTTTCAAGCGGAGAATGCACGGTCTTCATGGCGGTTCCGACCATTCACAAACGCCTGCTCGACGTGCCAAACGCAGGCCAATTCAACCTATCCCGCGTGCGCCTCATCACCTCCGGGTCAGATCGCCTGCCCGACGAGGTCTTCACTGGCTTTCAGAAAACCTTTGGCTACACTTTGCTCGAACGCTACGGCATGACCGAGACAGGCATGAACTGTTCTAATCCGCTGAACGGTGAGAGGCGCATTGGCTCGGTCGGGTTGCCATTGCCCGGGGTGGAAGTGCGGATCGTCCATTCAGAGACGGGTGAGATCTTGCCAACTGGGGAGATCGGGGATGTGCAATTACGCGGCCCGAACATCTTCAAGGGATATTGGAATCAGCCCGACAAGACATCCGCTTCCTTCTCCGCCGATGGCTGGTTCAAAACCGGAGATCTGGGCTGCCTTGAAGCGGATGGCTACCTGACCCTGTGCGGCCGTTCCAAGGACCTCATCATCAGCGGCGGACTCAACATCTACCCGCCCGAAGTGGAGCGCGTGCTGGCGGAACATCCCGCTGTTAATGCCTGTGCAGTGATCGGCTGTCCCGATGCGGAATGGGGCGAAAAGGTCACAGCGGTGGTGGTGCTCAATAAAGAAGGATCAACTACCAGCGAAGAACTGATGCGATTTTGCCGCGAAAAACTCGCGCCGTATAAGAGTCCCAAAGCCATCGTTTTCCGCCCGGATTTGCCCCGCAACGCGATGGGCAAAGTTCAAAAGGCGGAGTTGAGAAAAGAAATCTGTTCGTAG
- a CDS encoding xanthine dehydrogenase family protein molybdopterin-binding subunit — MTTRYFGERIKRNEDPRLLTGQGLYVDDVDLPNMLHVAFVRSPYAHARINSIDVSQALQREGVVAVYTANDLGDYWKPGPLLVSPPPVDDIVFNEKTQVPLAKDKVKFAGEPIVMVLAESRYIAEDALADIQVDYEPLEAVVDMVKALGADSILIHEEIGSNVAAHVVQTKGDYESVKKDAALVVKRRFSYEHGCAAAIENRGIVAEWDSRAGRLTVWDTTQAPVVIRNGLAGMLGLSERQVRVIAPFIGGGFGPKIMMFYQEEVLVPWAAMRLNRPVKWIEDRAENFVATTHERGQIHDAEIAFDKDGHILGVHDVFLHDTGAYAPYGLTVPLNSSCTLLGPYDIKNYYSEFTAVFTNKTIVTPYRGAGRQHGVFVIERMLDLAAKELKIDRAEIRRRNFIPPDKFPYNNEIIYQDFAPLVYDSGNYEPLLDEALERVGYHKFVNEIQPKLRAEGKHVGIGIVAYVEGTGIGPYEGAKVQVMSSGRVSVVTGVGTQGQGHFTSFAQIVAEQLGVDVNQIDVVTGDTDQFYWGAGTFASRGAVVAGNAINEAAKVVRAKILKLASEHFNAPEDELELADGMVKVQDLPRMSISLGELAGKANPMRGAVKPGTEPGLEATNYFGPERGATASGIHAMIVEVNPETMQIQIQKYLVVHDCGKVINPLILDGQIHGGVAQGIGNAFYERLAYDENGQLLNGTFMDYHLPTSLDVPHIETGHGVTISPLNPMGVKGAGEAGAIPVGPLFAQALEDALHDVDFEILEIPLNSNRLWGIVNKRE, encoded by the coding sequence ATGACCACACGATACTTTGGCGAACGGATCAAGCGTAACGAAGACCCGCGTCTGCTGACGGGGCAGGGATTGTATGTGGATGATGTGGATCTGCCCAACATGCTCCACGTCGCTTTTGTGCGGAGTCCGTATGCGCACGCGAGAATCAACAGCATCGACGTTTCACAAGCTCTCCAGCGCGAAGGTGTGGTTGCTGTTTACACCGCCAATGACCTGGGCGATTATTGGAAGCCCGGTCCGTTGCTGGTTTCACCTCCGCCAGTTGACGATATCGTCTTCAATGAAAAGACTCAAGTTCCACTGGCAAAGGATAAGGTCAAGTTTGCGGGCGAGCCGATCGTGATGGTGCTGGCGGAAAGCCGCTACATCGCCGAAGATGCGCTGGCAGATATTCAAGTGGATTACGAACCGCTCGAAGCCGTTGTTGATATGGTAAAGGCTTTAGGAGCAGACAGTATCTTGATCCATGAAGAGATCGGTTCGAACGTCGCTGCACATGTAGTGCAGACGAAGGGCGATTACGAATCTGTGAAGAAGGACGCGGCGTTGGTCGTCAAACGACGGTTCAGTTATGAGCACGGATGCGCCGCCGCCATCGAAAACCGCGGCATCGTCGCGGAGTGGGATTCGCGCGCGGGTAGATTAACCGTCTGGGACACGACGCAGGCTCCGGTTGTGATCCGAAACGGGTTGGCAGGTATGCTCGGCTTGTCGGAGCGACAAGTTCGCGTCATCGCGCCGTTCATCGGCGGCGGATTCGGTCCCAAGATCATGATGTTTTACCAAGAAGAAGTCTTGGTTCCGTGGGCGGCGATGAGGTTAAACCGCCCTGTCAAATGGATCGAAGACCGCGCCGAGAACTTTGTCGCCACCACGCACGAACGCGGACAGATCCATGATGCGGAAATTGCATTCGATAAGGACGGTCACATTCTCGGCGTGCATGATGTCTTTCTACATGACACAGGCGCGTATGCTCCGTATGGATTGACCGTACCGCTCAATAGTTCGTGCACGTTGCTCGGACCGTATGACATCAAAAACTATTACAGCGAGTTCACGGCGGTCTTCACCAACAAGACCATCGTCACACCGTATCGCGGCGCGGGGCGTCAACATGGCGTGTTCGTCATCGAGCGGATGCTCGACCTTGCCGCGAAAGAATTGAAGATTGACCGCGCCGAAATCCGCCGACGAAACTTCATCCCGCCTGACAAGTTCCCATACAACAACGAAATTATCTATCAGGATTTTGCGCCGCTGGTGTATGACAGTGGAAATTACGAACCGTTGCTGGATGAAGCGCTCGAACGGGTCGGATATCACAAATTCGTCAACGAGATCCAACCAAAGTTAAGAGCCGAGGGCAAACACGTTGGGATTGGCATCGTCGCATATGTGGAAGGCACGGGCATTGGACCGTATGAGGGCGCGAAGGTGCAAGTGATGAGCAGTGGACGTGTCTCGGTTGTCACAGGCGTGGGCACGCAGGGACAGGGGCACTTCACGAGTTTTGCGCAGATCGTCGCGGAGCAACTCGGCGTGGATGTGAATCAAATCGATGTCGTCACAGGTGACACCGACCAGTTCTATTGGGGTGCAGGGACGTTCGCCAGTCGCGGCGCGGTCGTGGCTGGCAATGCGATCAATGAAGCCGCGAAGGTTGTGCGGGCGAAAATTCTCAAACTCGCATCCGAGCATTTCAACGCGCCCGAAGATGAACTCGAACTTGCTGATGGCATGGTCAAAGTGCAGGACCTGCCGCGCATGTCCATTTCATTGGGTGAACTGGCGGGCAAGGCGAATCCGATGCGCGGAGCCGTCAAACCTGGTACCGAGCCCGGGTTGGAAGCGACCAATTATTTCGGTCCAGAAAGAGGCGCCACTGCCAGCGGCATCCACGCCATGATCGTGGAAGTCAACCCCGAGACGATGCAGATCCAAATCCAAAAATATCTTGTCGTGCACGATTGCGGCAAGGTCATCAATCCACTGATCCTCGATGGACAAATTCACGGCGGCGTGGCGCAGGGCATCGGTAATGCCTTTTATGAACGTCTCGCTTATGACGAGAATGGGCAACTGCTCAACGGCACGTTCATGGATTATCACCTGCCCACGAGCCTGGATGTGCCGCACATCGAAACGGGACACGGTGTGACGATTTCGCCGCTCAACCCGATGGGTGTGAAGGGCGCGGGCGAGGCGGGCGCGATTCCCGTCGGTCCGTTGTTTGCACAGGCGTTGGAGGATGCGCTTCACGATGTAGATTTTGAGATTTTGGAAATTCCGCTGAATTCAAATCGACTGTGGGGAATTGTGAATAAGAGAGAATAG